Proteins co-encoded in one Candidatus Poribacteria bacterium genomic window:
- a CDS encoding D-alanine--D-alanine ligase, whose amino-acid sequence MEKEQLLEKRIAVLMGGKSGERQVSLRSGARITAALQRLGADVATIDPIDLDWVERLRADAVEIAFLGVHGKGCEDGTIQGVLEAFEFSYTGSGVLASALAMNKIMTKRVLSTLDIPTPDYLAVDPNQNLDLQCEEAIDRLGLPIVLKPASEGSSIGVSIISELPEVRRIAYKTQHQFGEILFERYIRGQEVTVGLLGINENLRALPVLELVPKREFYDYEAKYTEGMTEFIIPARLSDSLTEEVQEIALGTHQAVGCWGYSRVDMLVDTDGQPYVMEINTLPGLTDLSDLPAQAAAAGMSYDELIYEILTSAQARLIASD is encoded by the coding sequence ATGGAGAAAGAGCAGTTGCTCGAAAAACGAATTGCGGTGTTAATGGGTGGAAAATCGGGTGAAAGACAGGTCTCACTGCGATCCGGAGCGCGAATTACCGCTGCGCTTCAACGGCTCGGCGCAGATGTAGCCACAATCGATCCAATCGACCTCGATTGGGTGGAGCGGCTGCGCGCTGACGCAGTTGAAATTGCATTTCTGGGGGTACACGGCAAAGGTTGCGAGGATGGAACGATTCAAGGCGTTTTAGAAGCATTTGAGTTTAGCTACACCGGTTCCGGGGTGCTCGCAAGTGCACTGGCAATGAATAAGATCATGACCAAACGGGTGCTTTCGACGCTGGACATTCCCACGCCTGACTACCTGGCCGTTGACCCAAACCAAAATTTAGATCTGCAATGCGAGGAGGCAATCGATCGTCTGGGACTGCCAATTGTGCTAAAGCCTGCATCGGAGGGTTCAAGCATTGGAGTATCCATTATTTCCGAACTGCCGGAGGTTAGACGAATCGCCTATAAAACCCAACATCAGTTCGGGGAAATCTTATTTGAGCGATATATCCGAGGGCAGGAAGTCACGGTCGGATTGTTGGGGATTAATGAAAACCTCCGTGCGTTGCCCGTGCTTGAGTTGGTTCCCAAACGCGAGTTTTACGACTATGAAGCGAAGTATACTGAAGGAATGACCGAGTTCATTATTCCCGCAAGGTTATCCGATTCGCTTACCGAGGAGGTACAGGAAATCGCACTTGGGACGCATCAAGCTGTGGGCTGTTGGGGGTACTCAAGAGTGGATATGTTGGTCGATACCGATGGACAGCCCTATGTGATGGAAATTAATACACTGCCGGGGTTGACTGACCTCAGTGATCTACCGGCACAGGCAGCGGCGGCGGGTATGTCTTATGATGAATTGATCTATGAAATCTTAACGAGTGCGCAAGCACGTCTTATCGCATCGGATTAA
- a CDS encoding transposase yields the protein MLEVEVKTTIGVGVGIESFLTTSDGERVHNPQYFRESEKKLTNTPETPAVGTEARNFVRPVGRTLQTSNVSSGRGN from the coding sequence GTGTTAGAAGTTGAAGTCAAAACAACTATTGGCGTTGGCGTTGGCATTGAATCGTTTTTAACAACCTCTGATGGTGAAAGAGTCCATAACCCTCAATACTTTCGTGAATCAGAAAAGAAACTCACAAACACCCCCGAAACCCCCGCTGTTGGGACAGAAGCGCGAAACTTTGTAAGACCCGTTGGGCGGACGCTTCAAACAAGCAACGTCTCTTCAGGGCGGGGTAACTGA
- a CDS encoding nucleotidyltransferase domain-containing protein, producing MKEEIQFSPEDQQFIDRATDFCQRMGERAVLMLVGSRAANFADEWSDLDLCIIGDKWCLSDEDRRTYERSQQLFVDRGDYEAHWSFYDEEDLRVWLETWPNEMMWLVATSQPFYGCLTTAEELKHRYRLYPLVVAENKLKWMFGKYYYSQRGPLAMAARKHTEMAFIAVGNVIEYLCKICCIAEKQPFPYSKWLVAAAKQTQLGAMVYPSIQRAVGGIEEFINPPTDRHWRDWLPVKELRATLPIVQNGLKELGWVYDWIDNPERVYFEETVKRPEP from the coding sequence ATGAAGGAAGAGATCCAGTTCAGTCCAGAAGATCAACAGTTCATTGACCGAGCCACAGATTTTTGCCAGCGAATGGGTGAGCGTGCTGTCCTCATGTTGGTTGGGAGTCGTGCCGCTAACTTTGCTGATGAATGGTCGGACCTTGACCTATGTATCATTGGCGATAAGTGGTGCCTTTCCGATGAAGATCGGAGAACTTACGAACGAAGCCAGCAACTCTTCGTCGATCGAGGCGATTATGAAGCCCACTGGTCATTTTATGATGAAGAGGACCTACGGGTGTGGTTGGAGACATGGCCCAATGAGATGATGTGGCTTGTTGCCACCTCGCAACCCTTCTACGGTTGTTTAACTACCGCAGAAGAACTGAAGCATCGCTATCGCCTGTATCCGCTAGTGGTCGCCGAGAACAAGTTAAAATGGATGTTCGGCAAGTATTATTACTCGCAGCGCGGTCCCTTAGCTATGGCAGCTCGGAAGCACACGGAAATGGCGTTTATTGCGGTTGGAAACGTCATCGAATATCTCTGCAAAATTTGCTGCATTGCTGAGAAGCAGCCGTTTCCCTACAGCAAATGGCTGGTTGCAGCAGCTAAACAGACACAATTGGGAGCAATGGTATATCCTTCAATTCAACGGGCGGTAGGTGGCATTGAAGAATTTATCAACCCGCCAACCGACCGTCACTGGCGTGACTGGTTGCCGGTGAAAGAATTGCGGGCGACGTTACCGATTGTTCAAAACGGGCTGAAAGAACTGGGTTGGGTTTACGATTGGATTGACAATCCGGAGAGAGTTTACTTTGAGGAGACGGTGAAACGACCTGAACCCTGA
- a CDS encoding helix-turn-helix domain-containing protein codes for MIKTYQYRIYPTFKQAKILHAWLEALRNLYNQGLLWRKEIFNKTGESVNWFTQANALPELRQASSTFGMMHIDVLQDTLRRLDNAYQVFFRRVQTGEAPGFPRFKGIGRYRSMTFSHLSKKLIRNIRKRTGRIIVTKVGYVTIRYYRSLSDGKIKHLTI; via the coding sequence ATGATAAAAACCTACCAATATCGAATATATCCGACATTCAAGCAAGCCAAAATCCTGCACGCATGGCTTGAAGCATTGCGAAACCTATACAACCAAGGGTTGCTTTGGCGAAAAGAGATTTTCAACAAAACAGGCGAATCTGTTAATTGGTTTACGCAGGCGAATGCGTTACCCGAATTGCGTCAGGCGTCCAGTACTTTCGGTATGATGCACATTGACGTGTTGCAAGATACCCTACGCCGTCTGGATAACGCCTACCAAGTATTCTTCCGTCGTGTCCAAACAGGTGAAGCACCCGGTTTCCCACGCTTCAAAGGCATAGGTCGTTATCGGTCAATGACTTTTAGCCACCTGTCTAAGAAATTGATTCGTAATATCCGAAAGCGGACCGGACGAATCATTGTGACGAAAGTCGGATATGTAACTATCCGTTATTACCGTTCACTCTCTGATGGGAAGATTAAGCACCTGACCATATAA
- a CDS encoding tetratricopeptide repeat protein, whose translation MRNIEPILGLIIILSCACGALYEIIWARQITLFFGSPVFAVSALLSALAGGLGLGSFYFRRLADRENRPLRVYAFLGAGLGIFALIFPMLLDILNAICVLIYRGLGAGFYFLSWIRFVLSFIVLFIPSTLMGGMLLLLSRAAKERCAGFRADRLFAINMLSASIGCIAVGFFLLQLLGLQSSVYLGVAINLILAGVAFGLDRSRSETPVDLQQDARDESETASTGGMWRLLLWTFAVSGFCAMGYAVLWTRLLTTFLGSASYAFSVTLTALLLGITAGSLVFAAIARRVKPCINLFGLIQIGVGLSVVALIPAFGNLYGISRGLQNAFGIGRIWEFGAGIILMIVPAILIGGSFPLARRICASAKSQSAAYPFSTIGALLGPLCTGFILIPLIGMRPSLVLTAGLNAVLGCVLIVRDTEKSQLFSGTAIGSAILTVGVGLMVLLWGNSPPFLKNGVFWSQRMNDTLVAYTETVDANIATFMDDQGIHRIYVDNDEIADTSRRGSAPHRIIAHLPLLLHPNPEHGLVLGFGMGITSHTMTQHDVRVDTVENPDGLIETAQKYFADVNHSVLDSASFNHTVNDERNYLLMTLKQYDVISIGARHPLVSSTSSNLYTADLYRWCKRILTEDGIICQWIPLKRLPETHLKMILRTFIEVFPNATIWYKYTPEFALLIGTPERLKINYQRLMERTQMPRVHEALAANDLDGLSLIDSFMMGEQAVRTYAGDGPIHTDDHPRMEFFQPRTLANTTHINIAGLAKYRERSTPYLANYGRTMSDKIEVRKRIDLYFDATEKLIEGQIEHAKGEYEKAVGVLNQAVAINPDDNTIRYNLGAAVALANKDYREELKQTEKALKQALQSNPRDAQKYVELGVTYELQGELAKSADAFEEALKYDPNRLELYSLLGPIYERQERYADALRTYQRLEQLEPNLPAIIFGAMASIYHFHKKMLPEALQYAQKALALEAGSWRVHNLLGAIYTDKKEFEKAVGAFKAAMRLAPNEPMPHSDLAKVFLAQGRYDEALESANTAIRLAPRTPYFQEQRRQIESAMAADDE comes from the coding sequence TTGCGCTCATCTTCCCGATGCTGCTGGATATTCTCAACGCTATCTGCGTTCTCATCTATCGTGGGTTGGGTGCGGGGTTCTATTTCCTGTCGTGGATTCGGTTTGTGCTGTCGTTTATTGTCTTGTTTATTCCGTCAACATTGATGGGAGGGATGCTACTCCTACTCAGTAGGGCCGCCAAGGAACGATGTGCAGGATTCCGAGCAGATCGCCTCTTCGCAATCAATATGCTAAGCGCGAGCATTGGTTGTATCGCCGTTGGTTTCTTCCTCCTCCAACTTCTAGGTCTTCAGAGTTCGGTTTATCTGGGTGTCGCAATTAACTTGATTCTGGCGGGGGTTGCTTTCGGTTTAGACCGCTCACGGTCTGAAACGCCTGTGGATTTGCAGCAGGACGCGCGCGATGAATCAGAGACCGCTTCAACAGGGGGAATGTGGCGGCTATTGTTATGGACATTTGCCGTTTCTGGCTTCTGTGCAATGGGTTATGCAGTCCTCTGGACACGTCTCCTGACGACTTTTCTTGGCAGCGCAAGTTATGCGTTTTCGGTCACGCTGACTGCTTTACTTCTTGGCATTACCGCTGGTAGCTTGGTATTTGCAGCAATCGCGCGTCGAGTTAAGCCGTGCATAAACCTTTTTGGATTGATCCAGATTGGGGTAGGGCTATCCGTTGTTGCGCTGATACCTGCTTTCGGAAACCTGTATGGGATTAGCAGGGGACTACAAAACGCTTTCGGGATTGGACGTATCTGGGAATTTGGTGCCGGAATCATCCTGATGATTGTTCCTGCTATTCTTATCGGAGGGAGTTTTCCGTTAGCTCGCCGAATTTGTGCGTCAGCCAAATCGCAATCAGCAGCTTACCCTTTCAGCACAATCGGCGCACTCCTTGGACCGCTGTGTACGGGGTTTATCCTTATCCCGTTGATTGGGATGCGTCCGAGCCTTGTCTTAACCGCCGGGTTAAATGCGGTTCTAGGGTGTGTTTTAATTGTTAGGGATACAGAAAAATCACAGCTTTTCAGTGGCACTGCGATTGGTAGTGCTATCCTAACTGTTGGTGTTGGGTTGATGGTGTTGCTATGGGGGAACTCACCTCCCTTCTTGAAGAATGGGGTCTTTTGGTCACAACGCATGAACGATACGCTAGTTGCGTATACCGAAACTGTCGACGCGAATATCGCTACGTTTATGGATGACCAAGGTATCCATCGGATCTATGTTGACAACGATGAGATCGCCGACACTTCTCGTCGAGGATCGGCGCCACATCGCATCATCGCTCATCTGCCGCTACTGCTGCATCCGAATCCTGAACACGGTCTTGTCCTCGGGTTTGGGATGGGAATCACCTCCCACACCATGACGCAGCACGATGTGCGTGTGGACACCGTCGAAAATCCAGATGGACTCATCGAAACGGCACAGAAATACTTTGCCGACGTAAACCATAGCGTCCTCGACAGTGCCTCGTTCAATCACACGGTCAATGATGAGCGAAATTATCTGTTGATGACCCTAAAACAATACGACGTAATTTCTATAGGTGCCCGTCATCCGCTGGTGAGTTCAACGAGTTCCAACCTTTACACCGCAGATCTATACCGGTGGTGCAAGCGTATTCTTACAGAAGATGGTATAATATGTCAGTGGATACCGCTCAAGCGGCTGCCAGAAACACATCTCAAGATGATTCTGAGAACCTTTATTGAGGTGTTTCCAAACGCAACAATATGGTATAAATACACCCCAGAGTTTGCCCTCCTGATTGGGACACCAGAACGGCTAAAGATAAATTATCAACGCCTTATGGAGAGGACACAGATGCCACGGGTTCACGAAGCGCTTGCGGCTAATGACCTCGATGGATTGTCCCTTATTGATTCGTTCATGATGGGTGAACAGGCGGTCCGAACGTATGCCGGTGATGGTCCAATCCATACAGACGATCACCCACGTATGGAGTTCTTTCAGCCCCGTACACTGGCGAACACAACTCACATAAACATTGCGGGACTCGCGAAATACCGTGAACGCTCTACTCCCTATTTGGCAAATTATGGTCGTACGATGAGCGATAAGATCGAAGTGCGAAAGCGAATCGACCTCTACTTTGATGCCACGGAGAAGCTGATCGAGGGACAGATTGAACATGCCAAGGGAGAATATGAAAAGGCTGTAGGTGTATTGAATCAGGCGGTAGCCATTAATCCGGACGATAATACGATTCGATACAATCTTGGGGCTGCGGTAGCGTTGGCAAACAAGGATTATCGTGAGGAGCTCAAGCAGACAGAAAAAGCCCTTAAACAAGCACTACAAAGCAATCCACGCGATGCCCAAAAATATGTTGAACTGGGTGTCACGTATGAACTTCAGGGGGAATTGGCGAAATCTGCGGATGCCTTTGAAGAAGCGCTGAAATATGACCCGAATCGCCTAGAGTTGTATTCATTGCTCGGACCGATTTATGAACGTCAAGAACGGTACGCCGACGCGTTGCGCACGTACCAGAGACTTGAGCAATTAGAGCCAAATCTTCCTGCTATCATCTTCGGTGCAATGGCATCGATTTATCATTTTCATAAGAAGATGCTTCCCGAAGCGCTCCAATATGCACAGAAGGCATTGGCACTGGAGGCAGGTTCTTGGCGTGTGCATAACCTGTTAGGGGCTATCTATACGGATAAGAAGGAGTTTGAAAAAGCGGTTGGTGCCTTCAAGGCTGCAATGCGACTCGCGCCGAACGAACCGATGCCACACAGCGATTTAGCGAAAGTGTTCCTCGCACAAGGTAGATATGATGAAGCGTTAGAATCCGCGAATACGGCAATACGTCTCGCACCGAGGACCCCATACTTTCAAGAGCAGCGCCGTCAGATCGAATCGGCAATGGCAGCGGATGATGAATAA
- the aspS gene encoding aspartate--tRNA ligase, giving the protein MPEMQRTHYCGELRLADAGKSVRLTGWVSRRRDHGGVIFIDLRDRTGITQVVFDPIIDPEAHRAAGAIRNEFVLSVSGKVRERGEGLTNPNLLTGEIELASDELEILNTAKTPPFLVEDDIDTAEDVRMQYRYVDLRRPKMQKMLQIRHKAMLAARRYMDEQGFLEIETPILMNSTPEGARDFLVPSRLNPGKFYALPQSPQQFKQLSMMSGIDRYFQIARCFRDEDTRANRLLELTQLDIEMSFATREDVMEVTEGLFKRIFEEAVDIPIPTPFRRMPYSEAMERYGTDKPDTRFGLELSDLSDLVADCDFKVFTGALANEGQVKGLAVPGGASLSRREIDDLTEFVAIYRAKGLAWIKVTEEGAFESSIVKFFSEDTLKAVSERMSAQPGDLMVFVADKPQIVADALASLRLHLGEKLELIDYDRFDFLWIIDFPLFFWDEEENRYEPSQHLFTMMPEEDIPLLDIDPGKARGLQYDLIINGEECAGGSIRIHRWELQQKIFEIMKIKPQEVTERFGYFVEALQYGTPPHGGIASGLDRMMMMMTGEKNIREVTAFPKTQNGLCLLTVAPSEVTDEQLEELSIKVDLVEG; this is encoded by the coding sequence ATGCCTGAAATGCAAAGAACACACTATTGTGGAGAACTACGGCTCGCCGATGCCGGTAAATCGGTACGACTCACCGGTTGGGTATCTCGCCGCCGGGATCACGGCGGCGTCATTTTCATAGACCTACGTGATCGAACCGGAATCACGCAGGTGGTCTTCGATCCAATAATTGACCCCGAAGCGCACCGGGCTGCGGGCGCGATTCGCAACGAATTTGTGTTAAGTGTCAGCGGAAAGGTTCGGGAGCGCGGAGAGGGGCTGACCAATCCTAACCTCCTTACCGGCGAGATTGAACTGGCATCGGACGAACTGGAGATTTTGAACACTGCGAAAACCCCGCCCTTCTTGGTCGAAGATGATATCGATACCGCAGAGGATGTTCGTATGCAGTACCGATACGTTGACCTCCGCCGTCCAAAGATGCAGAAGATGCTACAGATTCGGCACAAAGCAATGCTTGCCGCACGGAGATACATGGACGAACAAGGCTTCCTTGAGATTGAGACGCCAATCTTGATGAACAGTACACCAGAGGGGGCGCGTGATTTTCTGGTGCCAAGCCGGCTCAACCCCGGCAAATTCTATGCCTTGCCACAGTCACCGCAGCAGTTCAAGCAACTATCAATGATGAGTGGTATAGATCGTTATTTCCAAATCGCGCGTTGTTTCCGTGACGAAGATACCCGCGCAAATCGGCTTCTTGAATTAACGCAGCTTGATATTGAAATGTCCTTCGCAACCCGAGAAGATGTCATGGAAGTGACGGAAGGATTATTCAAGAGAATCTTTGAGGAAGCGGTTGACATTCCCATCCCTACACCGTTCCGCCGTATGCCTTACAGTGAAGCAATGGAACGATACGGCACCGATAAGCCAGATACACGGTTTGGACTGGAACTCTCCGATCTCTCGGATCTGGTGGCGGACTGTGATTTCAAGGTGTTTACGGGTGCCTTGGCAAACGAAGGGCAGGTAAAAGGGCTTGCTGTGCCCGGTGGAGCGTCACTCTCGCGCAGGGAGATAGATGATCTCACAGAGTTTGTCGCCATTTATAGAGCAAAGGGGTTAGCATGGATTAAGGTAACAGAGGAAGGCGCTTTTGAATCAAGTATCGTCAAATTTTTCAGCGAAGATACTCTCAAGGCAGTTAGCGAGCGGATGAGCGCCCAGCCGGGCGATCTAATGGTGTTTGTGGCTGACAAACCGCAGATTGTCGCGGATGCACTTGCAAGCCTGCGCCTGCATCTCGGCGAAAAACTCGAATTGATTGATTATGATCGCTTTGATTTCCTGTGGATTATCGATTTTCCCCTGTTCTTCTGGGATGAGGAGGAGAATCGCTACGAACCTTCTCAACACCTTTTCACAATGATGCCCGAGGAAGATATTCCGCTGCTGGATATCGATCCGGGGAAGGCGAGAGGTCTACAATACGACCTAATTATCAACGGAGAAGAGTGCGCCGGGGGTAGCATCAGAATTCACCGATGGGAGCTCCAACAGAAGATATTTGAAATCATGAAGATCAAACCCCAGGAGGTGACCGAGCGGTTTGGGTACTTCGTTGAAGCGTTGCAATATGGAACACCGCCGCATGGCGGTATTGCTTCGGGGTTAGATCGGATGATGATGATGATGACCGGCGAAAAAAATATCCGTGAAGTCACCGCGTTTCCGAAGACACAGAACGGGTTGTGTCTGCTCACCGTTGCACCCTCTGAAGTCACCGACGAACAGCTTGAAGAGTTGTCTATTAAGGTTGATTTGGTTGAGGGTTAA
- a CDS encoding histidine--tRNA ligase — translation MQIQSPKGTRDILPSEVQTWQWVEGTARDVFGTYGYQEIRTPIFESTDLFVRGVGDTTDIVEKEMYTFNDRGNRSVSLRPEGTASVVRAMLQNRLMDGASVLKFYYIGQMFRYDRPQAGRYREFWQVGIEAFGADSPAIDAEIIAAGQQFFATLGIKDLTLHLNSIGDPVCRPKYVEDLTAYAKEHLDELCGKCYARHERNPMRILDCKESGCRAVVANAPLLSNYLCDACSENFDMVKSYLDALEIVYHEDPYVVRGLDYYSRTAFEFTAGGLGAQNAIGGGGRYDYLAEEIGGAATPGIGFALGMDRIIIALEAQEVTVPTSAPVDVYFTVLGDAAMPITLRLAQELRENGVKTDLEYKRRGLRAQMRTANKLNAQYVVMIGEDEINNAAATVRDMGSGDQQSVAFQQLAEMMREKIDS, via the coding sequence ATGCAGATTCAATCACCAAAGGGGACGAGAGACATCCTCCCTTCAGAGGTTCAGACATGGCAATGGGTCGAGGGGACCGCACGCGATGTTTTTGGCACTTACGGCTATCAGGAGATCCGTACGCCAATTTTTGAAAGCACAGACCTTTTCGTTCGTGGGGTCGGCGATACCACCGATATCGTCGAAAAAGAGATGTACACCTTCAATGACCGGGGCAATCGAAGCGTCTCATTGCGTCCAGAAGGCACGGCGTCGGTAGTGCGTGCCATGCTCCAAAATCGTCTGATGGATGGTGCCAGCGTCCTAAAATTTTACTACATCGGTCAGATGTTTCGCTATGACCGTCCACAGGCGGGACGGTATCGAGAGTTTTGGCAGGTTGGCATCGAAGCGTTTGGCGCAGATTCGCCCGCAATTGACGCAGAGATCATCGCAGCAGGGCAGCAATTTTTCGCAACGCTTGGCATCAAAGACCTTACCTTGCATCTCAACAGCATCGGCGATCCGGTCTGTCGTCCAAAGTATGTTGAAGATCTGACAGCGTATGCGAAGGAACATCTTGACGAGCTATGCGGAAAATGTTACGCACGTCACGAACGAAATCCAATGCGAATCTTGGATTGCAAAGAGAGCGGTTGTCGTGCCGTTGTTGCTAACGCGCCGCTTCTGTCCAATTACCTCTGTGACGCTTGCAGCGAGAACTTCGATATGGTTAAGAGTTATCTGGACGCACTCGAAATTGTTTATCACGAAGATCCATACGTCGTTAGGGGGTTGGATTACTATTCTCGCACCGCATTTGAATTCACTGCGGGCGGTTTGGGGGCACAAAATGCAATCGGGGGTGGTGGCCGGTATGACTATCTGGCAGAAGAGATCGGGGGCGCTGCAACCCCCGGCATCGGATTCGCGCTGGGCATGGATCGAATCATCATTGCTTTGGAGGCTCAGGAGGTTACTGTGCCAACCTCTGCGCCCGTGGATGTCTACTTCACGGTTTTAGGGGACGCTGCGATGCCTATAACCCTGCGGTTAGCGCAAGAACTTCGTGAAAATGGGGTCAAGACAGATCTTGAGTATAAAAGGCGCGGCTTGCGCGCACAGATGAGGACTGCAAACAAACTCAACGCACAGTATGTCGTCATGATTGGCGAAGATGAGATCAACAATGCAGCCGCGACAGTACGGGATATGGGAAGCGGCGATCAGCAGTCGGTCGCGTTCCAACAGTTAGCGGAAATGATGCGTGAAAAGATTGACAGCTAG
- a CDS encoding NAD(P)-dependent oxidoreductase, producing MKILVTGISGRIGANLAKALINEGHEVRGLVWEKDSRLEKFEGLPVELVEGSLVNPADVNRAVAGVEAICHLGAAFQGGGPFSNEDYFEINTRGTFNMLEAARENVNNLKHFFFASTDATYEKYLPGGLSEPIREDEMSQKPGGWYALSKVLGEEMCRGYYRSYQLPISIFRFAFVAAGDEILNFVQFRLDNWQNAYANRTIGAAAETRRQLLGFGDAGERLLIARDENGRSYKKHIADVRDIVLGFLAALGKPEAYGEAFQLAGPKSFTWEETVPYLAEKLGVDYVDVQLADNTPTYYEFDLAKGAQLIGYQPQFDIFKMIDSAIEFRQGAASDVIPTEITAA from the coding sequence ATGAAAATTCTTGTTACCGGCATATCTGGCCGAATCGGTGCCAATCTTGCCAAAGCACTCATCAATGAAGGACATGAAGTACGCGGATTGGTTTGGGAAAAGGATTCGCGGCTGGAAAAGTTTGAAGGGCTTCCGGTTGAATTGGTTGAGGGAAGTTTGGTCAATCCGGCAGATGTAAACAGAGCGGTCGCTGGAGTAGAGGCGATCTGTCATCTTGGGGCGGCATTCCAAGGCGGCGGTCCTTTTTCCAATGAGGATTACTTCGAGATCAACACACGCGGTACGTTTAACATGCTGGAGGCTGCCCGTGAGAACGTGAATAACCTCAAACACTTCTTCTTCGCGAGCACCGACGCAACTTATGAGAAATACCTCCCCGGCGGTCTGTCAGAACCGATTCGCGAAGACGAGATGTCTCAGAAACCGGGCGGGTGGTATGCACTCTCAAAGGTACTGGGAGAAGAGATGTGTCGTGGGTATTATCGGAGTTATCAACTGCCGATCTCAATTTTCCGTTTTGCCTTCGTGGCCGCTGGAGACGAGATCTTGAATTTTGTCCAATTTCGCCTTGACAATTGGCAGAATGCCTACGCAAACAGGACCATAGGAGCCGCAGCCGAAACCCGCCGACAACTACTGGGGTTTGGGGACGCAGGAGAACGCCTGCTCATCGCACGAGATGAGAACGGAAGATCCTATAAGAAACATATAGCGGATGTGCGCGACATCGTGCTCGGTTTTTTAGCTGCGCTCGGCAAACCGGAGGCATACGGGGAGGCTTTCCAACTCGCCGGACCTAAGTCGTTTACATGGGAGGAAACGGTGCCGTATCTCGCGGAGAAACTAGGCGTGGATTACGTTGATGTTCAATTGGCAGACAACACGCCGACCTATTATGAGTTCGATCTCGCCAAAGGCGCGCAGCTTATCGGTTACCAACCACAGTTTGATATCTTCAAGATGATTGATTCTGCCATTGAGTTCCGGCAGGGCGCTGCCTCCGATGTGATTCCCACAGAAATTACCGCTGCGTAG